From Carya illinoinensis cultivar Pawnee chromosome 5, C.illinoinensisPawnee_v1, whole genome shotgun sequence, one genomic window encodes:
- the LOC122310763 gene encoding uncharacterized protein LOC122310763, which translates to METLMNSSSATFMSLSSPFSNFSPRRTPPSRSFQFPFASKGNDPEPNGPQSDSKDIASNSPQSNSKDINSFPILSNRHLSLSPLSKDMAMGLVLNAATGRGWTTGSGMEGPSAPAGIESSTGTENISTFPWSLFTKSPRRRMLVSFTCNICRQRTTRAINPHAYTDGTVFVQCCGCNAFHKLVDNLNLFQDMKCYLSPDFDYRGHGWDNVNFKYLDTEGGDNDIFPIQ; encoded by the exons ATGGAAACCCTCATGAACTCCTCCTCTGCTACTTTCATGTCCTTGTCTTCTCCTTTTTCCAATTTCTCTCCCAGACGGACTCCTCCTTCGAGGTCATTTCAGTTCCCTTTCGCCTCCAAAG GGAACGATCCTGAGCCAAACGGTCCTCAGTCCGATTCGAAGGACATCGCATCAAACAGTCCTCAGTCCAATTCCAAGGACATCAACAGTTTTCCAATTCTCAGTAATCGCCATCTCTCCCTTTCCCCTCTCTcaaag gATATGGCAATGGGATTAGTGCTGAACGCAGCTACCGGGAGAGGTTGGACCACTGGTTCAGGTATGGAAGGTCCTTCAGCTCCTGCTGGGATTGAGAGTAGCACGGGCACCGAGAATATCTCCACCTTCCCGTGGTCTCTGTTCACTAAATCACCTCGCCGAAGAATGCTTGTATCTTTTACTTGTAACATTTGTAGGCAGAGGACAACACGGGCCATTAACCCCCATGCTTATACGGATGGCACTGTATTTGTGCAG tgTTGTGGGTGTAACGCATTTCATAAGCTCGTGGATAATTTGAACCTGTTTCAGGACATGAAATGCTATCTCAGCCCAGACTTTGATTATAGGGGTCATGGCTGGGATAATGTTAACTTCAAATATCTGGACACGGAAGGTGGCGATAATGACATATTTCCTATCCAGTGA